A genome region from Altererythrobacter aquiaggeris includes the following:
- a CDS encoding ATP-dependent DNA helicase, whose amino-acid sequence MAAPLPLPAIHASHGGVWLRPANGDTGGLSKGEAIMAAADTPLLMLNAPLVASRLGYPDLSGLDLLELYAFVHPARFVVPTPKGLAEAMHIAAPEKDSDVPDFLQAAAGAIIAVCESGAWEERDGAWSVLQSLARLRWPWAGVLAPYIRRPDSAERWLFAKLPEWEEMPERPQPAQVTLVPRDVETQLDRLTGEGSERREGQRAYARDAARIFAPRRREKLPHLALAQAGTGVGKTLGYLAPASLWTGVSGGTVWVSTFTKNLQRQLRQESRRAWPERRADGTQPVVVRKGRENYLCLLNLEDALQGGFGGRAAILAQMVARWAAYSRDGDMIGGDLPGWLGTLFRQRGIKALTDQRGECVYAGCPHYRKCFIERSAKASAGADLVIANHALVMVNAARGRDHAQRPTRIVFDEGHHVFEAADSTFAAALTGQEAIELRRWIIGPERGSKGRRRGLAARLADVASYDEAGGIAVTAACRAAEALPSDGWLQRLVDAEPFGPIEKLLAAVRAVTYARDESGGQEAGYGIETEAAGFEGNFVELAGQAAAALDAVRQPLVKLGVRLEAIIEDPPDWLDAQGRARIEGARYSLGWRIDTLQAWESLLGRMGGPADPDFVDWLAVDRSDAREFDVGIHRRFLDPMKPFAKVVLEPAHGVMLTSATLLDQAATGEDWDSAIARSGAAHILVSPQLSSASSPFDYASQAEVLIVTDIKRGDIPALAGGYARIIEAAGGGVLGLFTAIRRLRAVYGRIADRLARTGLPLYAQHVDPIDTGTLVDIFRDDRKASLLGTDALRDGVDVPGESLRCVVLEGVPWPKPSILHRARRAANGGSAYDDRMIRAKLSQAFGRLIRNKNDRGHFIVLSAAFPSRLLTAFPAGTPVIRLTLDEALQRVAAGVSESTGQTHDARHPEGSTPL is encoded by the coding sequence ATGGCCGCCCCGCTTCCCCTGCCCGCAATTCACGCTTCGCATGGCGGGGTCTGGTTGCGGCCTGCAAATGGCGACACCGGCGGATTGTCCAAGGGCGAAGCGATCATGGCAGCGGCGGATACCCCGCTGCTGATGCTGAACGCCCCGCTGGTCGCCAGCAGGCTGGGTTATCCTGATCTGTCGGGGCTCGATCTGCTGGAACTTTACGCATTTGTCCATCCGGCGCGGTTTGTCGTGCCGACACCCAAAGGTCTGGCCGAAGCGATGCATATTGCGGCGCCGGAAAAAGATTCCGATGTCCCGGATTTTCTGCAAGCCGCTGCGGGCGCTATCATCGCGGTCTGCGAAAGCGGCGCGTGGGAAGAACGTGACGGCGCGTGGTCGGTTCTGCAATCGCTTGCCCGCCTGCGCTGGCCATGGGCCGGCGTGCTGGCACCATATATCAGGCGCCCGGACTCCGCTGAAAGATGGTTGTTTGCCAAACTTCCCGAATGGGAGGAAATGCCCGAGCGCCCCCAGCCGGCACAGGTCACTCTGGTGCCAAGGGATGTCGAGACGCAGCTGGACCGGCTAACGGGCGAAGGCTCCGAACGCCGCGAAGGGCAACGCGCCTATGCCCGCGATGCAGCCAGGATATTCGCGCCCCGGAGGCGTGAAAAGCTGCCGCATCTTGCCTTGGCGCAGGCGGGTACCGGGGTTGGCAAGACGCTGGGTTATCTCGCACCGGCATCATTGTGGACCGGCGTTTCGGGCGGCACTGTATGGGTATCGACCTTCACCAAGAACCTGCAGCGTCAGCTGCGTCAGGAAAGCCGCCGTGCATGGCCTGAACGGCGCGCCGACGGTACGCAGCCGGTGGTTGTCCGCAAAGGGCGCGAAAACTATCTGTGCCTGCTCAATCTGGAAGACGCGTTGCAAGGCGGGTTTGGCGGACGCGCAGCCATTCTGGCGCAAATGGTCGCCCGCTGGGCCGCATACAGCCGCGACGGCGACATGATCGGCGGCGATTTGCCCGGATGGCTGGGGACATTGTTTCGCCAACGCGGCATCAAGGCGCTGACCGACCAACGCGGCGAATGTGTGTATGCGGGATGTCCGCATTACCGCAAATGCTTCATCGAACGCTCTGCCAAGGCCAGCGCGGGGGCTGATCTGGTGATCGCCAATCACGCGCTGGTCATGGTCAATGCGGCACGCGGCCGCGATCATGCGCAGCGCCCGACGCGGATCGTGTTCGACGAAGGGCATCATGTGTTCGAGGCCGCCGATTCGACGTTTGCGGCCGCGCTGACCGGACAGGAAGCCATCGAACTGCGCCGCTGGATTATCGGGCCCGAACGCGGCTCCAAAGGTCGGCGCAGAGGGCTTGCGGCCAGACTTGCGGATGTCGCCAGCTATGACGAAGCGGGCGGAATTGCCGTTACCGCCGCATGCCGCGCAGCAGAAGCGCTGCCCTCGGATGGCTGGTTGCAGCGTCTGGTCGATGCAGAGCCGTTTGGCCCGATCGAAAAATTGCTCGCTGCGGTGCGCGCCGTAACCTATGCGCGCGATGAAAGCGGCGGGCAGGAAGCGGGTTACGGAATCGAAACCGAAGCGGCGGGGTTTGAAGGCAATTTTGTCGAACTCGCCGGACAGGCAGCCGCGGCGCTTGATGCAGTGCGCCAGCCGCTTGTAAAACTGGGCGTCCGCCTCGAGGCGATAATCGAAGACCCGCCCGACTGGCTGGACGCTCAGGGCCGCGCACGGATCGAAGGCGCGCGCTATTCGCTGGGCTGGCGGATCGACACATTGCAAGCGTGGGAATCGCTGCTGGGCCGGATGGGCGGCCCGGCCGACCCCGATTTTGTCGATTGGCTGGCAGTGGACAGATCCGACGCGCGCGAGTTTGACGTGGGTATCCACCGCCGGTTCCTCGACCCGATGAAACCGTTCGCGAAAGTCGTGCTTGAACCCGCACACGGCGTGATGCTGACCAGTGCCACGCTGCTGGATCAGGCCGCGACGGGCGAAGACTGGGACAGCGCAATCGCGCGGTCGGGCGCGGCCCACATCTTGGTTTCTCCGCAACTGTCGTCCGCCAGCAGCCCGTTCGACTATGCCAGCCAGGCCGAAGTGCTGATCGTGACCGACATCAAACGCGGCGATATCCCCGCGCTGGCGGGCGGATATGCGCGCATTATCGAGGCTGCCGGCGGGGGCGTTTTGGGGCTGTTCACTGCAATCCGGCGGCTGCGCGCCGTTTATGGCCGCATCGCCGACCGGCTGGCGCGGACCGGTTTGCCGCTATACGCGCAGCATGTCGATCCGATCGACACCGGAACGCTGGTCGATATCTTCCGCGATGACCGCAAGGCATCGCTGCTTGGCACCGATGCCTTGCGCGACGGAGTGGATGTGCCGGGCGAGAGTTTGCGCTGCGTCGTTCTGGAAGGCGTGCCGTGGCCCAAACCCAGCATTCTGCACCGCGCCCGCCGCGCCGCAAACGGCGGCAGCGCATATGACGACAGGATGATCCGCGCGAAGCTGTCGCAGGCATTCGGCCGGTTGATCCGCAATAAAAACGACCGCGGGCACTTCATTGTGCTATCGGCCGCATTCCCGAGCAGATTGCTGACGGCATTCCCGGCCGGCACGCCCGTCATCAGATTGACACTCGACGAGGCTTTACAACGGGTCGCGGCAGGTGTTTCTGAAAGCACCGGCCAGACGCACGATGCCAGGCACCCGGAAGGATCGACCCCGCTTTGA
- a CDS encoding SixA phosphatase family protein translates to MKTLGLLRHAKSDWDDLAKRDFDRGLNARGRRGAALMGRHVAGQEIVWAQVLASPAERVRQTIAEALPDADVTWDQRVYLASSATLMELIREAGGDNDTLLLVGHNPGLQDLIFDIVPPSQETDLFDEAAGKFPTATHAVLELDIASWRELSGNCGKLVHLKRPRDLDPELGPEE, encoded by the coding sequence ATGAAAACACTGGGCCTGCTGCGCCATGCCAAGTCAGATTGGGACGATCTGGCGAAGCGCGATTTCGACCGCGGGCTGAATGCGCGCGGGCGACGCGGTGCGGCGCTGATGGGCCGCCATGTTGCCGGGCAGGAAATTGTCTGGGCGCAAGTGCTGGCCAGTCCGGCAGAGCGGGTCAGGCAGACAATCGCCGAAGCCCTCCCCGATGCGGATGTGACTTGGGACCAGCGCGTTTATCTGGCCAGTTCGGCAACCCTGATGGAGCTGATCCGCGAGGCCGGCGGTGATAACGATACGTTGTTGTTGGTCGGCCACAATCCGGGCTTGCAGGATCTGATTTTCGACATTGTTCCGCCGTCGCAGGAAACCGATCTTTTTGACGAGGCTGCCGGAAAATTTCCGACTGCAACGCACGCGGTGCTTGAACTGGATATCGCCAGTTGGCGCGAGCTGTCGGGTAATTGCGGCAAATTGGTGCATCTCAAGCGGCCGCGCGATCTCGATCCGGAGCTCGGGCCCGAAGAATGA
- a CDS encoding NAD-dependent succinate-semialdehyde dehydrogenase — MSAEYHANLALYIDGQWRSGEGRETHNVVNPATGAEIAKLPLATTQDLDDALAASEKGFAIWRATDVDQRGAILRKAAELLRSRASEIGTLLTLEQGKPIAEATGEVMGAAQILDWSAEEAKRIYGRVLVRPSGQRSIVIKQPIGPVAAFSPWNFPIYLMAKKLGPALASGCSVISKPPEETPGCCGALIQALHDAGLPAGVAQLVHGVPDTVSRHLMGSRIIRKVSFTGSVGVGKHLMKLAADNLQRVTMELGGHAPVLIFDDCDLEKTLDMVVPQKFRNAGQVCVSPTRFYVQDAIYDRFIEGFAKRTQAVKTGSGMDAATNMGPLANSRRPDAIEDLVGNAIASGARVMAGGSRGDSGFFFQPTLLADVPDSAAIMNNEPFGPVAVSARFDTLEDAIAKANRLPFGLAAFAFTENGRRANILGDSIEAGMIGINSFAIGGVDTPFGGVKDSGFGSEGGPEGFDAYLVTKAIHQA; from the coding sequence ATGTCCGCAGAATATCACGCCAACCTTGCCCTTTATATCGATGGACAATGGAGATCGGGCGAAGGGCGCGAAACCCATAATGTCGTCAATCCCGCGACGGGTGCGGAAATAGCGAAGCTGCCGTTGGCAACTACGCAGGATCTCGACGATGCACTGGCGGCGTCGGAAAAAGGGTTCGCCATATGGCGCGCGACCGACGTGGACCAGCGCGGCGCAATCTTGCGCAAGGCGGCGGAACTGTTGCGCAGCAGGGCCAGCGAAATCGGGACATTATTGACGCTGGAGCAGGGTAAGCCGATTGCCGAAGCCACGGGCGAAGTGATGGGCGCCGCGCAAATTCTGGATTGGTCGGCAGAAGAGGCCAAACGGATTTACGGGCGGGTGCTGGTGCGGCCTTCGGGACAGCGTTCGATCGTCATCAAACAGCCGATCGGCCCAGTCGCCGCGTTCAGCCCGTGGAATTTCCCGATCTATCTGATGGCCAAAAAATTGGGTCCTGCGCTGGCTTCGGGATGTTCGGTCATTTCCAAACCGCCGGAAGAAACACCGGGTTGCTGCGGCGCGTTGATACAGGCGCTGCACGATGCCGGACTGCCCGCAGGCGTCGCGCAATTGGTCCACGGTGTGCCCGATACGGTAAGCCGCCATTTGATGGGATCGCGCATAATCCGCAAGGTCAGCTTCACCGGTTCGGTGGGCGTGGGCAAACATCTGATGAAACTGGCGGCTGACAATTTGCAGCGCGTGACGATGGAACTGGGCGGCCATGCCCCCGTCCTGATCTTCGATGATTGCGATCTGGAAAAGACGCTCGACATGGTTGTCCCGCAGAAATTCCGCAACGCCGGCCAGGTTTGCGTTTCGCCGACCCGGTTTTACGTCCAGGACGCGATTTATGACCGGTTTATCGAAGGCTTTGCCAAACGCACCCAGGCAGTGAAAACGGGCAGCGGTATGGATGCGGCAACCAATATGGGACCGCTTGCCAACAGCCGCCGGCCTGACGCAATCGAAGACCTTGTCGGCAATGCAATTGCCAGCGGCGCACGCGTAATGGCGGGTGGATCACGCGGCGATAGCGGGTTCTTTTTCCAGCCGACCTTGCTGGCCGATGTGCCCGACAGCGCCGCAATCATGAATAACGAACCGTTTGGCCCGGTGGCTGTATCGGCACGGTTCGATACGCTGGAAGATGCCATCGCGAAGGCCAACCGGCTGCCGTTCGGGCTGGCAGCCTTCGCCTTCACCGAAAACGGTCGGCGCGCAAATATTCTGGGCGATTCCATCGAAGCGGGGATGATCGGGATCAACAGCTTCGCAATCGGCGGTGTCGATACGCCTTTTGGCGGGGTGAAGGATTCCGGCTTCGGAAGCGAGGGCGGTCCCGAAGGCTTCGATGCCTATCTGGTGACCAAGGCCATCCATCAGGCCTGA
- a CDS encoding MerR family transcriptional regulator — translation MAGPAFTAPVFHDGKDDGALRTIGEVVAATGIKAHVLRYWEQQFPILKPLKRSGGRRYYRTEDVALVMAIDRLVNQQGYTLRGARKALGAFSGAALKSGDGASAQPHTLPAPSAGQAAGQAAGQAAGQADPARGQQTDTGEQTDALQRSEFVPRLREIRNRLAAALEA, via the coding sequence ATGGCGGGCCCTGCTTTCACCGCTCCTGTTTTCCATGATGGTAAGGACGACGGGGCGCTCCGCACAATCGGCGAAGTTGTTGCGGCCACCGGTATCAAGGCCCACGTGCTGCGTTATTGGGAACAACAATTCCCAATATTGAAACCGCTCAAACGCAGTGGCGGCAGGCGATATTACCGGACCGAGGATGTGGCGCTGGTGATGGCGATCGACCGGTTGGTCAACCAGCAGGGTTATACGTTGCGCGGGGCGCGCAAGGCTTTGGGCGCGTTTTCGGGCGCGGCATTGAAAAGCGGCGATGGCGCATCCGCCCAGCCGCATACGCTGCCTGCACCGTCTGCGGGACAGGCGGCGGGACAGGCGGCGGGACAGGCGGCGGGACAGGCCGATCCAGCACGCGGCCAGCAAACAGACACCGGCGAGCAGACAGATGCTTTGCAGCGATCCGAATTTGTCCCCCGCCTGCGCGAAATCCGAAACCGGCTGGCGGCGGCACTGGAAGCCTGA
- a CDS encoding integration host factor subunit alpha, with the protein MGSAGTLTRADLAESISRKMGFSRTESLDFVEAILRHMCASMTSGENVKISGFGSFILRDKKERVGRNPKTGVEVPITPRRVMTFRASQILKERIVKG; encoded by the coding sequence ATGGGTTCTGCAGGTACCTTGACCCGCGCCGACTTGGCCGAATCTATCAGTCGCAAAATGGGATTTTCACGAACCGAGTCTCTCGATTTTGTCGAAGCCATCCTGCGCCACATGTGCGCATCTATGACCAGCGGCGAAAATGTGAAGATCTCCGGCTTCGGCAGTTTCATTCTGCGCGACAAGAAAGAACGGGTCGGCCGCAATCCCAAAACCGGTGTCGAAGTACCTATCACTCCGCGCCGCGTCATGACATTTCGCGCCAGCCAGATCCTTAAGGAACGGATCGTAAAAGGCTGA
- a CDS encoding beta-ketoacyl-ACP synthase III, which yields MIRSVIRGSGSALPGRAVSNAELAKTVDTSDEWIVERTGIRNRYIAGDDETTSSLATAAARAALSSAGIDAGDIDLIILATATPDQTFPATATTVQHQLGCNGGIAFDVAAVCSGFLYAMATADSMLKTGLAKRALVIGAETFSRILDWEDRTTCVLFGDGAGAIVLEARDVAADGPGVLATRLHADGAHNDLLYVDGGPSTTGTVGKLRMKGPEVFRHAVVNLSSVLKETLAEVDLAATDIDWVVPHQANARILDATARKLGLPAEKIIVTVDRHANTSAASVPLAFDTGVKDGRIKPGNLVMFEAMGGGFTWGACLVRM from the coding sequence ATGATCCGTTCGGTTATCCGCGGCAGCGGCTCGGCATTGCCCGGGCGCGCGGTCAGCAATGCCGAACTCGCAAAAACCGTCGATACCAGTGACGAATGGATCGTCGAACGCACAGGCATTCGCAACCGTTACATCGCTGGCGATGATGAAACCACGTCCAGCCTGGCAACCGCGGCAGCACGCGCCGCGCTGTCATCTGCCGGCATCGATGCAGGCGATATCGATCTCATCATTCTTGCCACCGCAACCCCCGACCAGACCTTTCCGGCAACCGCCACGACCGTGCAGCATCAACTCGGCTGCAATGGCGGGATTGCGTTTGACGTTGCGGCGGTCTGTTCCGGTTTTCTTTACGCCATGGCAACAGCGGATTCGATGCTGAAAACGGGGTTGGCGAAGCGTGCGCTGGTTATCGGTGCGGAAACGTTCAGCCGGATTCTGGACTGGGAAGACCGGACAACCTGCGTACTTTTCGGCGACGGCGCAGGCGCTATCGTGCTTGAAGCCCGCGACGTGGCAGCAGATGGTCCGGGAGTTCTTGCCACAAGATTGCACGCCGATGGGGCGCATAACGATCTGCTGTATGTCGATGGCGGACCATCCACCACGGGCACAGTCGGCAAATTGCGGATGAAAGGGCCCGAGGTTTTCCGCCATGCGGTGGTAAACCTTTCTTCCGTGCTGAAAGAAACACTTGCAGAGGTTGATTTGGCGGCCACCGACATCGATTGGGTGGTGCCGCACCAGGCCAATGCGCGCATCCTCGACGCGACCGCGCGCAAGCTGGGGCTGCCCGCAGAAAAAATCATCGTAACCGTGGACCGGCACGCCAACACTTCGGCCGCCTCGGTTCCGCTCGCATTCGACACCGGCGTGAAGGATGGCCGGATCAAGCCCGGAAATCTCGTGATGTTCGAAGCGATGGGGGGCGGTTTTACCTGGGGCGCTTGTCTCGTGAGGATGTGA
- the plsX gene encoding phosphate acyltransferase PlsX, translating to MDFPRIAIDAMGGDEGVRVMIDGAAMARRKHTNFKFLLVGDEARIKAALTEHPGMAGASEILHAPDVVGGDEKPTQALRRAKTTSMGLAINAVKTGAAGAAVSAGNTGALMAMSKLALRTMPGIDRPALAALMPTLEDHDVIMLDLGANTDCDARNLVQFAIMGAAYSRILTHRDKPRVRLLNIGTEELKGTDQLQDAAAQLKQATGLAMQFDGFVEADKINRGKVDVVVTDGFSGNIALKAIEGTARFVTDLLRAAFTSSIRSKVGFLVSRPATELLKHHLDPNNHNGAVFLGLNGVIVKSHGSANALGVANAVTVAARLLEEKLTERIISDLASLSSANAGSVGADK from the coding sequence ATGGATTTTCCGCGTATCGCCATAGACGCGATGGGCGGTGATGAAGGCGTGCGGGTGATGATTGACGGCGCTGCAATGGCGCGCCGCAAACATACCAATTTCAAATTCCTGCTGGTGGGTGATGAGGCGCGGATCAAAGCTGCGCTGACCGAGCATCCCGGAATGGCCGGCGCGTCGGAAATCCTCCACGCTCCCGATGTTGTCGGCGGCGATGAAAAGCCGACGCAGGCTTTGCGGCGGGCAAAAACCACCTCCATGGGGCTGGCAATCAACGCCGTTAAAACCGGTGCTGCGGGTGCCGCCGTAAGCGCGGGCAACACCGGTGCGCTGATGGCGATGAGCAAGCTGGCATTGCGGACCATGCCGGGTATCGACCGGCCGGCGCTTGCGGCCTTGATGCCCACACTCGAAGATCACGATGTCATCATGCTCGATCTGGGTGCCAATACCGATTGCGATGCGCGCAATCTGGTCCAGTTTGCCATTATGGGCGCTGCATATTCGCGTATTCTGACCCACCGCGACAAACCCCGCGTCCGGTTGCTGAATATCGGCACGGAGGAGCTGAAAGGCACCGACCAGTTGCAGGATGCTGCGGCCCAGCTCAAACAGGCCACCGGGCTGGCCATGCAGTTTGACGGTTTCGTCGAAGCGGACAAGATTAACCGCGGCAAAGTTGACGTTGTCGTGACTGACGGATTTTCGGGCAATATCGCGCTGAAAGCTATCGAAGGCACTGCACGGTTCGTAACCGATCTGTTGCGCGCGGCATTTACCAGCTCGATTCGCTCGAAAGTCGGCTTTCTGGTTTCCCGTCCGGCGACGGAATTGCTCAAGCATCACCTTGATCCCAACAATCACAACGGCGCGGTTTTTCTCGGCCTCAATGGCGTCATCGTGAAAAGCCACGGTAGCGCCAATGCGCTGGGCGTCGCCAATGCCGTCACGGTTGCGGCGCGGCTGCTGGAAGAAAAACTGACCGAACGGATTATTTCCGATCTGGCGTCGCTGTCATCGGCAAATGCAGGAAGCGTGGGCGCGGATAAATGA
- the rpmF gene encoding 50S ribosomal protein L32, producing the protein MAVPKRKVSPHRRGNRRSHDSLKVEAFHECNNCGELKRPHNLCAACGHYNGREVIAVGL; encoded by the coding sequence ATGGCTGTCCCTAAAAGAAAAGTATCGCCGCATCGTCGTGGCAACCGTCGTTCGCATGATTCGCTGAAGGTGGAAGCCTTCCACGAATGCAATAATTGCGGCGAACTCAAGCGTCCGCACAATCTGTGTGCTGCCTGTGGTCACTACAACGGCCGCGAAGTCATCGCTGTCGGCCTCTAA
- a CDS encoding MAPEG family protein: MLLPVTLTAAAAAGILTIWLMIRIGAIRRAENISVGDGGSEPLIRRMRAQMNFVETTPFALFLIAAIELSGKGGGWLAFVAGIFMLGRVAHAFGMDGTFKQGRFIGTIITLLTLLGLAVVATLITMGVM; encoded by the coding sequence ATGCTGCTGCCCGTAACACTTACCGCCGCCGCCGCTGCCGGGATTTTGACAATCTGGCTGATGATCCGGATCGGCGCCATACGCCGCGCCGAAAATATCTCCGTCGGGGACGGCGGCAGCGAACCGTTGATCCGCCGGATGCGGGCGCAAATGAATTTCGTCGAAACCACGCCATTTGCGCTGTTCCTGATCGCGGCGATCGAATTGTCCGGCAAAGGCGGCGGCTGGCTGGCATTTGTGGCGGGCATTTTCATGCTGGGCCGCGTTGCGCACGCATTCGGGATGGATGGCACATTCAAGCAAGGCCGTTTCATCGGCACAATTATCACGTTGTTGACCCTGCTTGGACTGGCAGTTGTAGCCACGCTCATCACCATGGGGGTGATGTAA
- a CDS encoding MBL fold metallo-hydrolase has translation MTEQFQPPMRAAILPVTPLQQNCSLIWCTKTMQGALVDPGGDLPMLKATVEKVGVKLEKLLVTHGHIDHCGEAGVLARELGLTIEGPHEADRFWISRLDEDGKKYGINGEVFEPDRWLEDGDQVTVGELTFDVIHCPGHTPGHVIFHHAPSKFAIVGDVLFQGSIGRTDFPMGNHQDLLDSITQKLWPLGGDITFIPGHGPTSTFGQERKTNQFVSDYAMT, from the coding sequence ATGACAGAACAATTCCAACCGCCCATGCGCGCCGCCATCCTGCCGGTCACACCCTTGCAACAAAACTGCAGCCTGATCTGGTGCACCAAAACGATGCAGGGTGCTTTGGTCGATCCGGGCGGTGATTTGCCCATGCTGAAGGCCACAGTCGAAAAGGTCGGCGTCAAGCTGGAGAAGCTGCTGGTGACGCACGGCCATATCGATCACTGCGGCGAAGCGGGTGTCCTCGCCAGGGAGCTGGGTCTGACAATCGAAGGCCCGCACGAGGCGGACCGGTTCTGGATTTCGCGGCTGGATGAAGACGGCAAAAAATACGGCATCAATGGCGAAGTGTTTGAACCCGACCGCTGGCTGGAAGACGGCGACCAGGTGACGGTGGGCGAACTGACATTCGATGTCATCCATTGCCCCGGACACACACCGGGCCATGTCATATTCCACCACGCGCCCAGCAAGTTCGCGATTGTCGGTGATGTCCTGTTTCAGGGCTCGATCGGACGGACCGATTTCCCGATGGGCAATCATCAGGATCTGCTCGATTCGATTACCCAGAAGCTATGGCCGCTGGGCGGGGACATTACCTTTATACCCGGACACGGACCCACCAGCACATTTGGTCAGGAGCGTAAAACCAACCAGTTTGTAAGCGATTACGCGATGACCTGA
- a CDS encoding S24 family peptidase: MKNAQEITDAAPRERLLSLSRDRSVSLSSLSDLIGRNASYLQQFIRKGSPRKLEEQDRRTLAQFFGIDETELGASQEVATAVRRSNDYADIPRLPMGASAGPGALEGSELAFDSLGFSRLWLREQGLDPKMLSAISVQGDSMEPVLRDGDEILVDCTPRALRDGIHVVRLGDTLLVKRVQAIGSQRLSLISQNEAYPPIDVDARDAQVIGRVVWKGGRL, encoded by the coding sequence ATGAAAAACGCGCAGGAAATTACCGACGCAGCACCGCGTGAGCGTCTGTTATCGCTATCCCGCGACAGGAGTGTCAGCCTGTCGTCATTGTCCGATTTGATCGGGCGCAACGCCAGTTATCTCCAGCAGTTCATCCGCAAGGGGAGCCCGCGCAAGCTGGAGGAACAGGACCGCCGCACGCTGGCGCAATTCTTCGGGATCGACGAAACCGAACTGGGCGCCAGTCAGGAAGTGGCAACCGCGGTCAGGCGCAGCAATGATTACGCCGATATCCCGCGTCTGCCGATGGGCGCGTCTGCCGGTCCGGGCGCGCTGGAAGGGTCCGAACTGGCATTTGATTCGCTGGGCTTTTCACGCCTCTGGCTGCGCGAGCAGGGTCTCGACCCCAAAATGCTCAGCGCGATTTCGGTTCAGGGCGATTCGATGGAGCCGGTGCTGCGTGATGGCGATGAAATCCTCGTCGATTGCACGCCGCGTGCGCTGCGCGACGGCATCCATGTCGTGAGGCTGGGCGATACACTGCTGGTAAAGCGTGTTCAGGCGATCGGATCGCAGCGGCTGTCACTGATAAGCCAGAACGAAGCCTATCCCCCGATCGACGTCGATGCGCGCGATGCGCAGGTAATCGGCCGCGTGGTCTGGAAAGGCGGGCGGTTGTAA
- a CDS encoding D-2-hydroxyacid dehydrogenase — protein MTIAVLSSLIRPAIEPHLPAWLEPRWFASTDELMAIVPEAEIGWFDLYDHAPMAEAVTRAAKLKWLNSIYAGLDFLPLGLLAERNVTVTNGAGINAITIAEYTVMMMLTYAKGYRDVVRAQDRREWLTDSPGKIELAGSKALLLGYGAIGKLIETRLTAFDVDVAIVRRSGGNNILGPNDWQGRLGEFDWIVLAVPGTPETEGMIGAAEIAAMKDSAVLVNIARGSVVDQPALIAALRDKTLGAALLDVTDPEPLPADHDLWTLDNAHITMHLSGRAQDKMFQRSAQRFLENLGRYHAGQPLEPIFDPARGY, from the coding sequence ATGACTATCGCTGTTTTATCCTCGCTGATCCGTCCGGCTATCGAACCGCATCTGCCCGCTTGGCTGGAGCCGCGCTGGTTCGCCTCGACCGACGAGCTGATGGCAATCGTGCCCGAGGCCGAAATCGGCTGGTTCGATCTGTATGATCACGCGCCCATGGCCGAGGCGGTGACCAGGGCGGCCAAACTCAAATGGCTCAATTCGATCTATGCGGGACTGGATTTTCTGCCGCTCGGTCTGTTGGCGGAGCGGAACGTTACAGTGACCAATGGCGCGGGCATCAACGCGATCACTATCGCGGAATATACCGTCATGATGATGCTGACTTACGCGAAGGGTTATCGCGATGTGGTGCGCGCGCAGGACCGGCGCGAATGGCTGACCGATTCGCCCGGCAAGATCGAACTCGCGGGCAGCAAGGCGCTGCTGCTGGGCTACGGCGCGATTGGCAAATTGATCGAAACGCGGCTCACCGCCTTTGATGTGGATGTTGCCATCGTCAGGCGATCCGGCGGGAACAACATTCTCGGGCCGAATGACTGGCAGGGCAGGCTGGGCGAATTCGACTGGATCGTTCTGGCCGTGCCGGGGACGCCCGAAACCGAAGGCATGATCGGGGCGGCTGAAATTGCTGCAATGAAAGACAGCGCCGTGCTGGTGAATATTGCGCGCGGCAGTGTGGTGGATCAGCCTGCACTGATTGCGGCGCTGCGGGACAAGACGCTGGGCGCGGCGCTCCTCGATGTGACCGACCCCGAGCCGTTACCCGCAGATCACGATTTGTGGACCCTGGATAACGCCCACATCACCATGCACCTGTCAGGACGGGCGCAGGACAAGATGTTCCAGCGATCCGCGCAGCGCTTCCTGGAAAATCTGGGGCGTTATCATGCCGGGCAGCCGCTCGAACCGATATTCGATCCCGCGCGCGGCTATTAG